Genomic window (Deltaproteobacteria bacterium):
CCTGCCCCCGCTACCAAGAAAATTAAGGAGTTACAGGCGATGGCCTGTGACTCCTTTTCTGTTTTTCGACCCTATTTAGACTAGTGCGGCATGTTGATTTTCGATGCCGGCTTGCCTAAGATTCAAAAAATGGGCCGTGTGAGGGTGTGTTATGAAATACAAGGTAAATCTTCAAAAAACGGATGAGGGTTATTCTGTTTGGGCACCCGGCTTACCTGGTTGCTGGTCTCAAGGCAAGACAGAAGAAGAGGCATTAGAAAACATTAAGGACGCAATACAGGCATATTTGGAAACTGTGGAGGAGTTGACGAAGGATAAGGAATCCCGCTACGTAGAAGTCGCCAATGCCTAAATTGGCAGGAGTAAATCACCAGCGGGCTGTCAAGGCTTTTCAGAAAGCGGGCTTCTGGGTAGTTCGTGA
Coding sequences:
- a CDS encoding type II toxin-antitoxin system HicB family antitoxin → MKYKVNLQKTDEGYSVWAPGLPGCWSQGKTEEEALENIKDAIQAYLETVEELTKDKESRYVEVANA